The proteins below come from a single Streptomyces sp. B3I8 genomic window:
- a CDS encoding RidA family protein produces MTSDAVRRVHSGSTWEESFGFARAVAAGDRVLVGGTTAFRDGVLHGEGDPYEQARAAFAGALEAIAELGLGPDSVIRTRVYLTHPRDVEAVGRAHKELFDTVRPVATLLVVDGFFDSRVLVEVELEAFRGAVDS; encoded by the coding sequence ATGACGTCCGACGCCGTACGGCGCGTGCACAGCGGGAGCACCTGGGAGGAGTCCTTCGGTTTCGCACGGGCCGTCGCGGCGGGCGACCGCGTCCTGGTGGGCGGCACGACGGCGTTCCGGGACGGCGTCCTGCACGGTGAGGGCGACCCCTACGAGCAGGCCAGGGCGGCCTTCGCCGGCGCCCTGGAGGCGATCGCCGAGCTGGGCCTCGGCCCCGACTCGGTGATCCGCACCCGGGTCTACCTCACCCATCCGCGGGACGTGGAAGCGGTGGGCCGGGCGCACAAGGAACTGTTCGACACGGTGCGGCCGGTCGCCACCCTGCTGGTCGTGGACGGATTCTTCGACTCGCGTGTGCTGGTCGAAGTCGAACTGGAAGCATTCAGAGGAGCCGTGGATTCATGA
- a CDS encoding histidinol-phosphate transaminase, whose amino-acid sequence MSTFGIDDLPVRDELRGKSPYGAPQLDVPVRLNTNENPYPLPEPLVERIAERVREAARALNRYPDRDAVELRTRLAEYLTKTGGHPVGPENVWAANGSNEVIQQLLQTFGGPGRTAIGFEPSYSMHSLIARGTGTGWISGPRRDDFSLDVAAAERAIAEHRPDVVFITSPNNPTGTAVPPDAVLALFEAAQAAKPSLVVLDEAYIEFSHGDSLLPLLEGRPNLVVSRTMSKAFGAAGLRLGYLAAHPAVVDAVQLVRLPYHLSAVNQATALAALEFSDTLLGYVEQLKTERDRLVAELRSLGYEVTASDANFVQFGRFADAHEAWRKILDRGVLVRDNGVPGWLRVTAGTPAENDAFLEAARALKKDLGDLTDPTDLNDQRQERGA is encoded by the coding sequence GTGAGCACGTTCGGCATCGACGACCTCCCCGTACGGGACGAACTGCGCGGCAAGTCCCCCTACGGCGCGCCGCAGCTCGACGTCCCCGTACGGCTGAACACCAACGAGAACCCGTACCCGCTGCCCGAACCGCTCGTCGAGCGGATCGCCGAACGGGTGCGCGAGGCCGCCCGCGCCCTCAACCGCTACCCCGACCGGGACGCGGTCGAGCTGCGCACCCGCCTCGCCGAGTACCTGACGAAGACCGGCGGGCACCCCGTCGGCCCGGAGAACGTGTGGGCCGCCAACGGCTCCAACGAGGTCATCCAGCAACTGCTGCAGACCTTCGGCGGGCCCGGCCGCACCGCGATCGGCTTCGAGCCGTCGTACTCGATGCACTCGCTCATCGCGCGCGGCACCGGCACCGGCTGGATCTCCGGTCCGCGCCGGGACGACTTCAGCCTCGACGTCGCCGCCGCCGAGCGGGCGATCGCGGAGCACCGCCCCGACGTCGTTTTCATCACCAGCCCCAACAACCCCACCGGCACCGCGGTCCCGCCCGATGCCGTCCTCGCGCTGTTCGAGGCGGCCCAGGCGGCGAAGCCGTCCCTGGTCGTCCTCGACGAGGCGTACATCGAATTCAGTCACGGAGACTCGCTGCTGCCGCTGCTGGAGGGCCGGCCGAATCTGGTCGTCTCCCGCACGATGTCCAAGGCGTTCGGCGCGGCGGGGCTGCGCCTGGGCTACCTCGCCGCGCACCCGGCCGTCGTGGACGCCGTCCAGCTCGTACGGCTGCCGTACCACCTCTCGGCCGTCAACCAGGCGACCGCCCTGGCCGCGCTGGAGTTCTCCGACACGCTGCTCGGCTATGTCGAACAGCTCAAGACCGAACGGGACCGGCTCGTCGCCGAACTGCGCTCACTCGGATACGAGGTGACGGCGTCCGACGCCAACTTCGTCCAGTTCGGCCGGTTCGCCGACGCCCACGAGGCGTGGCGGAAGATCCTCGACCGGGGCGTCCTGGTCCGGGACAACGGCGTGCCGGGGTGGCTGCGGGTGACCGCCGGAACCCCGGCGGAGAACGACGCGTTCCTCGAAGCGGCACGCGCACTCAAGAAAGACCTCGGGGACCTCACCGACCCCACGGACCTCAACGACCAACGACAGGAGCGGGGCGCATGA
- a CDS encoding TIGR03085 family metal-binding protein, whose protein sequence is MSTHAKRERLLLADLLEASGPDAPTLCEGWTTRDLAAHLIVRERRPDAAGGILIKQLAPRLERVMDEMRAKPYEELIQLIRTGPPRFSPFSLKQIDEASNTVEFYVHTEDVRRAQPDWTPRELDAVFQDTLWSRLERMARMLGRGAPTGLVLRRPDGQTAVAHRGAPVVTVTGEPAELLMFAHGRQSAARVELDGDMDAVAKARGTKRLGN, encoded by the coding sequence ATGTCGACCCATGCGAAGCGTGAACGACTTCTGCTCGCCGATCTGCTGGAGGCGTCGGGGCCCGACGCGCCCACCCTGTGCGAGGGGTGGACGACGCGGGACCTGGCCGCGCACCTCATCGTGCGTGAGCGGCGCCCGGACGCGGCCGGCGGGATTCTGATCAAGCAGCTCGCCCCGCGGCTGGAGCGGGTGATGGACGAGATGCGGGCCAAGCCGTACGAGGAATTGATCCAGCTCATCCGGACGGGCCCGCCGCGCTTCTCGCCCTTCTCGCTGAAGCAGATCGACGAGGCGTCCAACACCGTCGAGTTCTACGTCCACACCGAGGACGTGCGCCGGGCACAGCCCGACTGGACGCCCCGTGAGCTGGACGCGGTCTTCCAGGACACCCTGTGGTCGCGTCTGGAGCGGATGGCGCGGATGCTGGGCCGCGGCGCCCCGACGGGCCTGGTACTGCGGCGCCCGGACGGCCAGACCGCGGTCGCTCACCGCGGCGCCCCGGTGGTCACCGTCACCGGGGAGCCCGCGGAGCTGCTGATGTTCGCGCACGGCCGACAGAGCGCGGCCCGGGTGGAACTGGACGGCGACATGGACGCGGTCGCCAAGGCCCGGGGCACCAAGCGGCTCGGCAACTGA
- the ybaK gene encoding Cys-tRNA(Pro) deacylase — protein sequence MAKKAKKQQPGGTPATVALTAAGVTYTVHSYEHDPSHPSYGEEAAEAMGVSPDRVFKTLVADVDGALVVGVVPVAGSLDLKALATAVGGKRAAMADPTLAERTTGYVRGGISPLGQRKRLRTVLDASASAHDTVCVSAGRRGLEVELAPGDLASLTEAVVAPIARGA from the coding sequence ATGGCGAAGAAGGCGAAGAAGCAGCAGCCGGGCGGAACACCGGCGACGGTGGCGCTGACAGCCGCGGGGGTGACGTACACGGTCCACTCCTACGAACACGACCCCTCCCACCCGTCGTACGGCGAGGAGGCGGCCGAGGCGATGGGCGTCTCCCCGGACCGGGTCTTCAAGACGCTGGTGGCCGACGTGGACGGCGCACTGGTGGTCGGTGTGGTCCCGGTGGCGGGCTCGCTCGACCTCAAGGCACTGGCGACGGCGGTGGGCGGCAAGCGCGCGGCGATGGCAGACCCGACGCTGGCGGAACGGACGACGGGGTACGTGCGGGGCGGCATCTCGCCGCTGGGCCAGCGCAAAAGGCTGCGGACGGTCCTGGACGCGTCCGCGTCCGCCCACGACACGGTGTGCGTGTCGGCGGGCCGGCGAGGTCTTGAGGTGGAGCTCGCCCCGGGCGACCTGGCGTCCCTGACGGAGGCGGTCGTCGCACCGATCGCGCGGGGCGCGTAG
- the hisD gene encoding histidinol dehydrogenase → MISRIDLRGDALPEGPALRDLLPRADFDVAAALEKVRPICEAVHHRGDAALIDFAEKFDGVRLESVRVPAEALKEALERLDPAVRAALEESIRRARAVHRAQRRTDHTTRVVPGGTVTEKWVPVDRVGLYAPGGRSVYPSSVVMNVVPAQEAGVESIALASPAQADFDGLPHPTILAACALLGVDEVYAAGGATAVAMFAYGTESCPPATMVTGPGNIWVAAAKRFFTGRIGIDAEAGPTEIAILADATADPVHVASDLISQAEHDPLAAAVLVTDSPELADAVERELAPQVAATKHVEDRIVPALKGRQSAIVLVDGVEQGLRVVDAYGAEHLEIQTADAAAVADRVRNAGAIFVGPWAPVSLGDYAAGSNHVLPTGGCACHSSGLSVQSFLRGIHVVDYTRDALAEVAHHVVTLAEAEDLPAHGAAVKARFDWKVPDSK, encoded by the coding sequence GTGATCTCCCGAATCGATCTGCGCGGCGACGCCCTCCCGGAGGGACCCGCCCTGCGCGACCTGCTGCCCCGAGCCGACTTCGACGTCGCGGCGGCCCTGGAGAAGGTGCGCCCGATCTGCGAGGCCGTCCATCATCGGGGCGACGCGGCGCTGATCGACTTCGCCGAGAAGTTCGACGGCGTCCGGCTGGAGTCCGTCCGCGTCCCGGCCGAGGCCCTCAAGGAGGCGCTGGAGCGGCTCGACCCGGCGGTCCGCGCGGCCCTGGAGGAGTCGATCCGCCGCGCCCGCGCGGTCCACCGCGCGCAGCGCCGTACCGATCACACCACCCGGGTCGTCCCCGGCGGCACGGTCACCGAGAAGTGGGTTCCGGTCGACCGCGTCGGGCTGTACGCGCCCGGCGGCCGCTCGGTCTACCCGTCCTCCGTGGTGATGAACGTGGTGCCCGCCCAGGAGGCCGGCGTCGAGTCGATCGCGCTCGCCTCCCCTGCCCAGGCCGACTTCGACGGCCTGCCGCACCCCACGATCCTCGCCGCCTGCGCCCTGCTCGGCGTGGACGAGGTGTACGCGGCCGGCGGCGCCACCGCCGTCGCGATGTTCGCCTACGGCACCGAGTCCTGCCCGCCCGCCACCATGGTCACCGGCCCCGGCAACATCTGGGTCGCCGCCGCCAAGCGGTTCTTCACCGGCCGCATCGGTATCGATGCCGAGGCCGGCCCGACCGAGATCGCGATTCTCGCCGATGCCACGGCCGACCCGGTGCACGTCGCCTCCGACCTGATCAGCCAGGCCGAGCACGACCCGCTGGCCGCCGCCGTCCTCGTCACCGACTCCCCGGAGCTGGCCGACGCGGTCGAGCGCGAGCTGGCGCCCCAGGTCGCCGCCACCAAGCACGTCGAGGACCGCATCGTGCCCGCCCTCAAGGGCCGCCAGTCAGCGATCGTGCTGGTCGACGGCGTCGAGCAGGGCTTGCGGGTGGTGGACGCCTACGGTGCCGAGCACCTGGAGATCCAGACCGCCGACGCGGCCGCCGTCGCCGACCGCGTCCGTAACGCCGGCGCGATCTTCGTCGGCCCCTGGGCGCCGGTCTCGCTGGGCGACTACGCGGCCGGCTCCAACCACGTCCTGCCCACCGGCGGCTGCGCCTGCCACTCCTCGGGGCTCTCCGTCCAGTCCTTCCTGCGCGGCATCCACGTCGTGGACTACACGCGCGACGCGCTCGCCGAGGTCGCCCACCACGTGGTGACGCTCGCCGAGGCGGAGGACCTGCCGGCGCACGGCGCCGCGGTCAAGGCACGGTTCGACTGGAAGGTACCCGACAGCAAGTGA
- a CDS encoding oxidoreductase, which yields MTESDSLRATTDVPGGLTTVEAGMWQAFRAGTVYDLRSGDAGVDDPHGGAPWGPERTVRALVVCWLLLDGPPALAGRVSSLKLTGVRITDPLDLAGGTVDPYVEMTGCRFEQEVRLPEARFTTVRLLDCAVPRLEAARVHTEGDLHLPRCRVPGGIRLTDARIGTDLLLNQAIVGPDRTGRAIIADGISVGQDLQGEMLRTEGELSLRSAQIGVSLSLRGARLTSSTTRNALNAPQLSVERTLYLSPAGLGNPVLTSGTTPARGTLVQRFEARGGIRLDDGRFGDSVDLEGARFLFREDQELSLRRVQTPELRFLGERPERGRVVLSGARIGNLVDRTTSWPGPGRLHMGGFAYENLVPQDAFPLPRRVEWVTAATAEYDPEPYERLAAVLRGSGEDEDAREVLLAKQRRRRETLPLAAKLWGYAQDWTVAYGYRPGRAAVWMAVLWAAASLAFAQNDPPPADPERHPHWNAPLFALDLLLPVIDFGQVGQWQLRGGWQWLAAAVIMLGWVLATTVAAGATRTLRRS from the coding sequence GTGACCGAGAGTGACAGCCTGCGCGCCACGACAGATGTTCCCGGCGGACTGACCACCGTCGAGGCCGGCATGTGGCAGGCGTTCCGCGCCGGCACCGTCTACGACCTGCGCAGCGGCGACGCGGGCGTGGACGATCCGCACGGCGGCGCCCCCTGGGGCCCCGAGCGTACGGTCCGCGCCCTGGTGGTCTGCTGGCTGCTGCTGGACGGTCCGCCCGCGCTGGCCGGGCGGGTCTCCTCGCTCAAGCTGACCGGTGTGCGGATCACCGACCCCCTCGACCTCGCGGGCGGCACGGTCGATCCCTATGTCGAGATGACGGGCTGCCGCTTCGAGCAGGAGGTGCGGCTGCCGGAGGCGCGTTTCACGACGGTGCGGCTGCTGGACTGCGCGGTGCCCCGGCTGGAGGCGGCGCGGGTGCACACCGAGGGCGATCTGCACCTGCCGCGCTGCCGCGTCCCCGGCGGCATCCGGCTCACCGACGCCCGCATAGGCACCGATCTGCTGCTCAATCAGGCGATCGTGGGCCCGGACCGCACCGGCCGGGCGATCATCGCGGACGGCATCTCGGTCGGGCAGGATCTGCAGGGCGAGATGCTCCGCACGGAGGGCGAACTGAGCCTGCGCAGCGCCCAGATCGGCGTGTCGCTCAGCCTGCGGGGCGCCCGGCTGACCAGTTCGACCACCCGGAACGCGCTGAACGCCCCCCAGCTCAGCGTCGAACGTACGCTCTACCTGAGCCCTGCCGGGCTCGGCAACCCGGTGCTCACCAGCGGCACCACGCCGGCCCGCGGCACGCTGGTGCAGCGCTTCGAGGCACGGGGCGGGATCCGGCTGGACGACGGGCGGTTCGGGGACTCCGTCGACCTGGAGGGCGCCCGGTTCCTCTTCCGGGAGGACCAGGAGCTGTCGCTGCGCCGGGTACAGACGCCGGAGCTGCGGTTCCTCGGGGAGCGGCCGGAGCGCGGGCGGGTGGTGCTGTCGGGCGCCCGGATCGGCAACCTCGTCGACCGCACGACGAGCTGGCCCGGCCCCGGCCGGCTGCACATGGGCGGCTTCGCCTACGAGAACCTGGTGCCGCAGGACGCCTTCCCGCTGCCCCGGCGGGTGGAGTGGGTGACCGCGGCGACCGCCGAGTACGACCCGGAACCCTACGAGCGGCTCGCGGCGGTGCTGCGCGGTTCCGGGGAGGACGAGGACGCGCGGGAGGTGCTGCTCGCCAAGCAGCGCCGTCGCCGCGAGACGTTGCCGCTCGCCGCGAAACTGTGGGGATACGCGCAGGACTGGACGGTGGCCTACGGGTACCGGCCGGGGCGGGCGGCGGTGTGGATGGCGGTGCTGTGGGCGGCCGCGTCGCTGGCGTTCGCGCAGAACGATCCGCCGCCGGCCGATCCCGAGCGGCATCCGCACTGGAACGCCCCACTGTTCGCGCTGGATCTGCTGCTGCCGGTGATCGATTTCGGCCAGGTCGGCCAGTGGCAGTTGCGCGGCGGCTGGCAGTGGCTGGCGGCCGCGGTGATCATGCTCGGCTGGGTCCTGGCGACGACGGTGGCGGCGGGCGCGACACGGACATTGCGGCGGAGCTGA
- a CDS encoding AAA family ATPase, giving the protein MTAPLTPPPPQEPSRRDQAGQQAPAPSAASTPSAPAAPGAAYEGWRSPDGAAVPGAVDPGWSAYGQDGPGMKTEVREAVVVALGVAVTGALLGVLWWWLAPHVPLVGDVVGKNWVVYLKDSEGEQAIGVDGTFALLALAFGAVTALVTFLARRRGGVPLVVGLAVGGLLGSLLAWRLGIWLGPSQDVVAHAKSVGKGVTFSAPLKLGAKGALLAWSLGALVVHLGLTALFGPRDPEPTPLPLPPVD; this is encoded by the coding sequence GTGACCGCTCCGTTGACTCCTCCGCCCCCGCAGGAACCGTCCCGCCGTGACCAGGCCGGACAGCAGGCCCCCGCCCCGTCGGCCGCGTCCACACCGTCCGCCCCGGCGGCGCCGGGGGCCGCGTACGAAGGGTGGCGGAGCCCCGACGGCGCGGCCGTGCCCGGCGCCGTCGACCCGGGCTGGTCGGCGTACGGACAGGACGGACCCGGAATGAAGACCGAAGTGCGGGAGGCGGTCGTCGTCGCGCTGGGCGTGGCGGTGACGGGGGCGCTGCTCGGGGTCCTGTGGTGGTGGCTGGCGCCGCACGTGCCGTTGGTCGGTGACGTGGTCGGCAAGAACTGGGTCGTCTACCTCAAGGACAGTGAGGGCGAGCAGGCGATCGGGGTGGACGGGACGTTCGCGCTGCTCGCGCTGGCGTTCGGGGCGGTGACCGCGCTGGTGACGTTCCTGGCGCGGCGGCGGGGCGGTGTGCCGCTGGTGGTGGGGCTCGCCGTGGGCGGGCTGCTGGGGTCCCTGCTCGCGTGGCGGCTGGGGATCTGGCTGGGGCCCTCGCAGGACGTGGTCGCTCACGCGAAGAGCGTCGGCAAGGGTGTGACGTTCTCCGCGCCCCTGAAACTGGGCGCGAAGGGGGCGCTCCTCGCGTGGTCGCTGGGCGCGCTGGTGGTCCATCTGGGCCTCACGGCACTGTTCGGCCCGAGGGACCCGGAACCGACACCGCTGCCGCTGCCGCCGGTGGACTGA
- the priA gene encoding bifunctional 1-(5-phosphoribosyl)-5-((5-phosphoribosylamino)methylideneamino)imidazole-4-carboxamide isomerase/phosphoribosylanthranilate isomerase PriA yields the protein MATLELLPAVDVRDGQAVRLVHGESGTETSYGSPLEAALAWQRSGAEWLHLVDLDAAFGTGDNRVLIAEVAKAMDIKVELSGGIRDDDTLAAALATGCTRVNLGTAALETPEWVAKVIAEHGDRIAVGLDVRGTTLRGRGWTRDGGDLYETLARLDKEGCARYVVTDIAKDGTLQGPNLELLRNVCAATDRPVVASGGVSSLDDLRALASLVPLGVEGAIVGKALYAKAFTLEEALEVVSS from the coding sequence ATGGCCACGCTCGAACTCCTCCCCGCCGTCGACGTCCGCGACGGCCAGGCCGTCCGCCTGGTCCACGGCGAGTCCGGCACCGAGACTTCCTACGGCTCCCCCCTGGAGGCCGCCCTCGCCTGGCAGCGCTCCGGCGCCGAGTGGCTGCACCTGGTCGACCTGGACGCCGCGTTCGGCACCGGCGACAACCGGGTGCTGATCGCCGAGGTCGCGAAGGCCATGGACATCAAGGTCGAGCTGTCCGGCGGCATCCGCGACGACGACACCCTCGCCGCCGCCCTCGCCACCGGCTGCACCCGCGTCAACCTCGGCACCGCCGCCCTGGAGACCCCCGAGTGGGTCGCCAAGGTCATCGCCGAGCACGGCGACAGGATCGCCGTCGGTCTCGACGTGCGCGGCACCACCCTGCGCGGCCGCGGCTGGACCCGCGACGGCGGCGACCTCTACGAGACGCTGGCCCGCCTCGACAAGGAGGGCTGCGCCCGCTACGTCGTCACCGACATCGCCAAGGACGGCACCCTCCAGGGCCCCAACCTGGAGCTGCTGAGGAACGTCTGCGCGGCCACCGACCGCCCGGTGGTGGCCTCGGGCGGCGTCTCCTCCCTGGACGACCTGCGCGCCCTGGCCTCCCTCGTCCCGCTCGGTGTCGAGGGCGCCATCGTCGGGAAGGCCCTGTACGCGAAGGCGTTCACCCTGGAAGAGGCCCTGGAGGTTGTGTCGTCATGA
- the hisF gene encoding imidazole glycerol phosphate synthase subunit HisF has translation MTLAVRVIPCLDVDNGRVVKGVNFQNLRDAGDPVEMAKVYDTEGADELTFLDITASSGDRETTYDVVRRTAEQVFIPLTVGGGVRTPEDVDKLLRAGADKVGVNTAAIARPELIREIAERFGRQVLVLSVDARRTATGSFEVTTHGGRRGTGIDAVEWAHRAADLGAGEILLNSMDADGTKDGYDLEMIRAVRGHVTVPVIASGGAGALPHFPPAVEAGADAVLAASVFHFGDLRIGEVKRELREAGHPVR, from the coding sequence ATGACCCTGGCGGTCCGAGTCATCCCCTGCCTGGACGTGGACAACGGCCGGGTCGTCAAGGGCGTCAACTTCCAGAACCTCCGCGACGCGGGCGACCCCGTCGAGATGGCCAAGGTGTACGACACCGAGGGCGCCGACGAACTGACGTTCCTGGACATCACCGCCTCCTCCGGCGACCGCGAGACCACCTACGACGTGGTCCGCCGCACCGCCGAACAGGTGTTCATCCCGCTCACCGTGGGCGGCGGCGTACGTACGCCCGAGGACGTGGACAAGCTGCTGCGGGCGGGCGCGGACAAGGTGGGCGTCAACACCGCGGCCATCGCCCGCCCCGAACTGATCCGCGAGATCGCCGAGCGCTTCGGCCGCCAGGTGCTGGTCCTCTCCGTCGACGCCCGCCGCACCGCGACCGGCTCCTTCGAGGTCACCACCCACGGCGGCCGCCGCGGCACCGGCATCGACGCCGTCGAGTGGGCCCACCGGGCCGCCGACCTCGGCGCCGGGGAGATCCTGCTCAACTCCATGGACGCGGACGGCACCAAGGACGGCTACGACCTGGAGATGATCCGGGCCGTCCGGGGGCACGTCACGGTCCCGGTGATCGCCTCCGGCGGCGCCGGCGCCCTGCCGCACTTCCCGCCGGCGGTCGAGGCCGGCGCGGACGCGGTGCTCGCGGCCTCCGTGTTCCACTTCGGCGACCTGCGCATCGGTGAGGTCAAGCGGGAACTGCGGGAGGCGGGCCATCCCGTGCGGTAG
- a CDS encoding LON peptidase substrate-binding domain-containing protein: MTTVRLPLFPLNSVLFPGLVLPLNIFEERYRAMMRELLKTPEEEPRRFAVVAVRDGHEVAPSAPGLPDPTAVPDLGPAAGFGDDPVKALHTVGCVAEAATIRERPDGTFEVLATGTTRVRLLSVDTSGAFLTAELEELEEEPGDGAGTLAEGVLRAFRAYQKRLAGAREGSLSAGGELPDEPSVVSYLVAAAAMLDTPAKQRLLQAPDIASRLRDELKLLRAETAIIRNLPSLPAAELTRGPQSLN, from the coding sequence GTGACCACCGTCCGGCTTCCGCTCTTCCCGTTGAACTCGGTGCTTTTCCCGGGGCTCGTGCTGCCGCTGAACATCTTCGAGGAGCGTTATCGCGCCATGATGCGCGAACTGCTGAAGACCCCCGAGGAGGAACCGCGCCGTTTCGCCGTCGTCGCCGTCCGCGACGGCCACGAGGTCGCGCCCAGCGCGCCAGGCCTGCCCGATCCGACCGCCGTGCCCGACCTGGGGCCCGCGGCGGGCTTCGGGGACGATCCCGTCAAGGCGCTGCACACGGTGGGATGCGTCGCGGAGGCGGCGACCATCCGGGAGCGGCCGGACGGCACGTTCGAGGTGCTCGCCACCGGCACCACCCGGGTCCGGCTGCTCTCGGTGGACACCTCTGGCGCCTTCCTGACGGCCGAGCTGGAGGAGCTCGAGGAGGAACCGGGCGACGGCGCCGGGACCCTGGCGGAGGGCGTGCTGCGCGCGTTCCGCGCGTACCAGAAGCGGCTGGCCGGGGCGCGGGAGGGATCGCTGTCGGCGGGCGGGGAACTGCCGGACGAGCCGTCCGTGGTGTCGTACCTGGTCGCGGCGGCGGCGATGCTGGACACCCCGGCGAAGCAGCGGCTGCTCCAGGCCCCGGACATCGCCTCGCGGCTGCGGGACGAACTGAAACTCCTTCGCGCGGAGACCGCGATCATCCGTAACCTGCCGTCCTTGCCGGCGGCGGAGCTGACGCGGGGACCGCAGAGCCTCAACTGA
- the hisH gene encoding imidazole glycerol phosphate synthase subunit HisH yields the protein MTTPSTLSTPGVSGTKKVVVFDYGFGNVRSAERALARAGADVEITRDYDRAMNADGLLVPGVGAFAACMAGLKQARGDWIIGRRLAGGRPVMGICVGMQILFARGIEHGVQSEGMDEWPGSVEPLKADVVPHMGWNTVEAPADSELFAGLDADARFYFVHSYAVHDWSLETANPALRAPKVTWSTHGERFVAAVENGALCATQFHPEKSGDAGAQLLTNWIGTL from the coding sequence TTGACGACTCCGAGCACCCTGAGCACCCCGGGCGTTTCGGGCACCAAGAAGGTCGTCGTCTTCGACTACGGCTTCGGCAACGTCCGTTCCGCCGAGCGCGCCCTCGCGCGGGCCGGCGCGGACGTCGAGATCACCCGTGACTACGACCGGGCCATGAACGCCGACGGCCTGCTCGTCCCCGGCGTCGGCGCCTTCGCCGCCTGCATGGCGGGCCTCAAGCAGGCCCGCGGCGACTGGATCATCGGCCGCCGGCTGGCCGGCGGCCGCCCCGTCATGGGCATCTGTGTCGGCATGCAGATCCTCTTCGCCCGCGGCATCGAACACGGTGTCCAGAGCGAGGGGATGGACGAGTGGCCCGGCTCCGTCGAGCCCCTCAAGGCGGACGTCGTCCCCCACATGGGCTGGAACACCGTCGAGGCACCTGCCGACTCCGAGCTCTTCGCCGGACTCGACGCCGACGCGCGCTTCTACTTCGTGCACTCCTACGCCGTCCACGACTGGTCCCTCGAGACCGCGAACCCGGCCCTGCGCGCCCCGAAGGTCACCTGGTCCACGCACGGCGAGCGGTTCGTCGCCGCCGTCGAGAACGGCGCCCTGTGCGCCACCCAGTTCCACCCCGAGAAGTCCGGCGACGCCGGAGCCCAGCTCCTCACCAACTGGATCGGAACCCTGTAG
- the hisB gene encoding imidazoleglycerol-phosphate dehydratase HisB: MSRVGRVERTTKETAVVVEIDLDGTGKVDVSTGVGFYDHMLDQLGRHGLFDLTVKTEGDLHIDSHHTIEDTALALGAAFRQALGDKVGIYRFGNCTVPLDESLAQVTVDLSGRPYLVHTEPENMAPMIGEYDTTMTRHILESFVAQAQIALHVHVPYGRNAHHIVECQFKALARALRYASERDPRAAGILPSTKGAL, from the coding sequence ATGAGCCGCGTCGGGCGCGTGGAGCGCACCACCAAGGAGACCGCGGTCGTCGTGGAGATCGATCTCGACGGCACCGGCAAGGTCGACGTGTCGACGGGCGTCGGCTTCTACGACCACATGCTCGACCAGCTCGGCCGGCACGGTCTGTTCGACCTGACCGTGAAGACCGAGGGCGACCTGCACATCGATTCCCACCACACCATCGAGGACACCGCCCTCGCGCTGGGCGCCGCCTTCAGGCAGGCCCTCGGCGACAAGGTGGGCATCTACCGCTTCGGCAACTGCACGGTCCCGCTCGACGAGTCCCTCGCCCAGGTCACCGTCGACCTCTCCGGCCGCCCCTACCTGGTGCACACCGAGCCGGAGAACATGGCGCCGATGATCGGCGAGTACGACACGACGATGACCCGGCACATCCTGGAGTCCTTCGTCGCCCAGGCGCAGATCGCGCTGCACGTCCACGTGCCCTACGGGCGCAACGCGCACCACATCGTCGAATGCCAGTTCAAGGCGCTCGCCCGCGCCCTGCGCTACGCGTCCGAACGCGACCCGCGCGCGGCCGGAATCCTGCCTTCCACGAAGGGTGCGCTGTGA